The proteins below are encoded in one region of Manis javanica isolate MJ-LG chromosome 8, MJ_LKY, whole genome shotgun sequence:
- the SIX1 gene encoding homeobox protein SIX1 — MSMLPSFGFTQEQVACVCEVLQQGGNLERLGRFLWSLPACDHLHKNESVLKAKAVVAFHRGNFRELYKILESHQFSPHNHPKLQQLWLKAHYVEAEKLRGRPLGAVGKYRVRRKFPLPRTIWDGEETSYCFKEKSRGVLREWYAHNPYPSPREKRELAEATGLTTTQVSNWFKNRRQRDRAAEAKERENTENNNSSSNKQNQLSPLEGGKPLMSSSEEEFSPPQSPDQNSVLLLQGNMGHARSSNYSLPGLTASQPGHGLQAHQHQLQDSLLGPLTSSLVDLGS, encoded by the exons ATGTCGATGCTACCGTCGTTCGGCTTTACGCAGGAGCAAGTGGCATGCGTGTGCGAGGTTCTGCAGCAAGGCGGGAACTTGGAGCGCCTGGGCAGGTTCCTGTGGTCGCTGCCTGCCTGCGACCACCTGCACAAGAACGAAAGCGTGCTCAAGGCCAAGGCCGTGGTCGCTTTCCACCGAGGCAACTTCCGGGAGCTCTACAAGATCCTGGAGAGCCATCAGTTCTCGCCTCACAACCACCCCAAGCTGCAACAACTGTGGCTGAAGGCGCATTACGTGGAAGCTGAGAAGCTGCGTGGCCGACCCCTGGGTGCCGTGGGCAAATACCGGGTGCGCCGAAAATTCCCGCTGCCGCGTACCATCTGGGACGGCGAGGAAACTAGCTACTGCTTCAAGGAGAAGTCGCGGGGCGTGCTGCGGGAGTGGTACGCGCATAACCCCTACCCCTCGCCGCGTGAGAAACGGGAGCTGGCCGAGGCCACCGGCCTCACCACCACCCAGGTCAGCAACTGGTTTAAGAACCGGAGGCAAAGAGACCGGGCCGCCGAGGCCAAGGAAAG GGAGAACACCGAAAACAATAACTCCTCCTCCAACAAGCAGAATCAACTCTCTCCTCTGGAAGGGGGCAAGCCGCTCATGTCCAGCTCAGAAGAAGAATTCTCACCTCCCCAAAGTCCAGACCAGAACTCGGTCCTTCTGCTGCAGGGCAATATGGGCCACGCCAGGAGTTCAAACTATTCTCTCCCGGGCTTAACGGCCTCACAGCCCGGGCACGGCCTGCAAGCCCATCAGCACCAGCTCCAGGACTCCCTGCTGGGCCCCCTCACCTCCAGTCTGGTGGACTTGGGGTCCTAA
- the LOC118970407 gene encoding uncharacterized protein: MRLPAARPSPWALFRLRPLLPHTAYPAWPQCRPGEEPESSGVRSLLRSGSCSSRAGTQDLCLHDWAELFPALTRRPGALTGPGEGFPAQAAAGGNEARLPQAGHSGPAGGAASTPRGELFLSSARREDFSERLIRDPGWVSETWTGSDERGEGSEDWYFRQCRSAHREQRLSCFSVRENLHPLEPKQCTPMEMQKHFPRCGFAPTKVQA; the protein is encoded by the exons ATGCGCCTCCCCGCCGCGCGGCCCTCACCTTGGGCACTCTTCCGg CTACGTCCCCTCCTTCCTCACACCGCCTACCCCGCTTGGCCCCAATGCCGCCCGGGGGAAGAACCCGAGAGCAGCGGGGTGCGAAGCTTGCTCAGGTCTGGCTCCTGCTCCAGCCGGGCTGGAACGCAGGACCTCTGCCTGCACGACTGGGCGGAGCTGTTCCCGGCGCTGACGCGGCGCCCAGGAGCCCTGACGGGTCCCGGGGAGGGGTTCCCGGCGCAGGCCGCAGCTGGGGGGAATGAGGCCCGGCTCCCCCAAGCTGGGCACAGCGGGCCAGCGGGCGGGGCCGCGAGCACGCCTCGCGGCGAGCTCTTCCTCTCATCCGCGCGCCGCGAGGACTTCTCAGAGAGGCTGATCCGGGACCCAGGCTGGGTCAGCGAAACGTGGACCGGGAGTGATGAGAGGGGTGAAGG CTCAGAGGACTGGTACTTCAGACAATGCCGATCGGCCCATCGGGAGCAGAGGCTGTCATGCTTCTCTGTCCGTGAAAATCTGCATCCTTTAGAACCCAAACAATGTACTCCTATGGAAATGCAGAAACATTTTCCACGGTGTGGATTTGCACCGACAAAGGTACAGGCCTAA
- the LOC118970287 gene encoding uncharacterized protein produces MGEEKGEGWGCGWQAFSTSEEGREGRELGARGRGAPQGGLPRRVPSFLCLKAAWAAAAAATVTSVFSQPEVGRKTRGLRPSANRPLRSSAASAQGLEPPRATAQAQAQSSSTRPPGWRLRDPEPALGRRCASRPRPEPALGERPDPEAQRRRRALALGRPHQSAAPICLPAPPALAGKLPAAPAARWELARGVRVKGGRGAEKLTLRPPRSQPSPVILFSHAPRPVPAQPQGFKRKPKALQGERVLLLNPGCCDCFVLSRIFLFLAPSVQIALSVPISLPNLHGV; encoded by the coding sequence atgggggaggagaagggagagggttGGGGCTGCGGCTGGCAGGCTTTCTCAACCAGtgaagaggggagagaggggagagagctgGGCGCGAGAGGCCGGGGTGCCCCTCAGGGCGGGCTTCCACGCCGCGTCCCAAGCTTCCTGTGCCTCAAGGCGGCgtgggccgccgccgccgccgccacggTTACGTCTGTCTTCAGTCAACCCGAGGTGGGAAGGAAAACCCGCGGCCTCAGGCCTTCCGCCAACAGACCCCTGCGGAGCAGCGCGGCCTCTGCACAGGGCCTAGAGCCCCCGCGGGCCACGGCGCAGGCCCAGGCCCAGTCTTCGAGCACACGACCGCCTGGGTGGAGGCTCCGGGACCCCGAGCCAGCCCTTGGGCGGAGGTGTGCCTCCCGACCCCGCCCTGAGCCTGCGCTGGGTGAGCGGCCGGATCCCGAGGCCCAGCGGCGACGACGCGCCCTCGCGCTCGGCCGCCCCCATCAGTCAGCAGCACCCATCTGTCTCCCGGCCCCACCCGCGCTGGCAGGGAAGCTCCCCGCTGCCCCCGCTGCCCGCTGGGAGCTGGCGCGGGGAGTGAGGGTaaagggaggaaggggagctGAGAAGCTGACGCTCCGACCCCCACGCAGCCAGCCATCCCCGGTCATACTGTTCTCTCACGCACCGCGCCCTGTGCCGGCGCAACCGCAAGGTTTTAAAAGGAAACCCAAGGCCCTTCAAGGCGAGCGAGTCTTGCTCCTTAACCCAGGCTGCTGCGACTGCTTTGTTCTTTCgcggatttttctttttcttgctccaTCAGTTCAGATAGCATTATCggtccccatctctctccccaaccTTCATGGGGTCTAG